One window from the genome of Aliidongia dinghuensis encodes:
- a CDS encoding FadR/GntR family transcriptional regulator, which yields MTGEVIELGQIRVERTYEALAGHLREQILKGEIPPGAVLPNERDLCDQTGLSRGSVREALRILEAEGLVTTRAGRSGGRVARLPGAEGVERSLDFFIRGQQVPFAAVLETMEALEPALAALAAQHRTPQDIAALEEISREMADPTIDSARYLALNAAWHLAVARASHNALLVAVMQALGPRLHDPHVEDFVSLDMRQIVLGAHARVQRAIVEGDAEAARRRMARHLRAYCETVEQVGPETVVLT from the coding sequence ATGACGGGTGAAGTGATCGAGCTGGGACAGATCCGGGTCGAGCGGACCTACGAGGCGCTGGCGGGTCACCTGCGCGAGCAGATCCTGAAGGGCGAGATCCCGCCCGGCGCCGTGCTGCCGAACGAGCGGGACCTCTGCGACCAGACGGGTCTGAGCCGTGGCTCGGTGCGCGAGGCGCTGCGCATCCTCGAAGCCGAGGGGCTGGTCACGACCCGGGCCGGTCGCAGCGGCGGCCGGGTGGCACGCCTGCCGGGGGCGGAGGGCGTCGAGCGCTCGCTCGATTTCTTCATCCGCGGCCAGCAGGTGCCGTTCGCCGCCGTGCTCGAGACCATGGAGGCGCTGGAGCCGGCGCTGGCGGCGCTGGCGGCCCAGCACCGCACGCCGCAGGATATTGCGGCGCTCGAGGAAATCAGCCGGGAGATGGCCGATCCGACAATCGATTCCGCCCGCTACCTGGCTCTGAACGCCGCCTGGCATCTGGCCGTCGCGCGCGCCAGCCACAACGCGCTGCTGGTCGCGGTCATGCAGGCGCTGGGCCCGCGGCTGCACGACCCGCATGTCGAGGATTTCGTCTCGCTGGACATGCGCCAGATCGTCCTTGGCGCCCATGCGCGCGTCCAGCGCGCCATCGTCGAGGGCGATGCAGAGGCCGCACGCCGGCGCATGGCCCGCCATCTGCGCGCCTATTGCGAAACGGTCGAGCAGGTCGGGCCGGAGACCGTCGTGCTGACCTGA
- a CDS encoding CaiB/BaiF CoA transferase family protein, producing MFKPLAGMRVLDFTKVLAGPLCTQYLGDLGAEILKVEPAEVGDETRRWPPFRDGEGAVFLSVNRNKRSLAVDLKTAEGREIVRRLARTTDIAIESYGTGVAERLGIDYAALKAEKPDLIYCSISGFGRSGPRANGLGYDVILQAFSGIMSLTGEKGAGHIRSPISPIDQATGLHALSGIMAALIQRGRTGEGTRLEVSLYETAVAFLGYNLQSFWEKGVQPEKCGSGHESLCPYQAFEACDAPLMIGIANDNLWQRFCRAVGREELILDQHFRTNPDRVRHFAETVATVQAIIGARPRDEWIGLLSGLGVPCAPINTLNEMLDDPHTAARGIVLDYQHPTLGPMKTIAHPVVFNGAPRAVEQAPPLHGEHTRQILELAGYDAAAIERLVQSAVVVA from the coding sequence ATGTTCAAGCCGCTCGCTGGCATGCGCGTGCTCGATTTCACCAAAGTGCTGGCCGGGCCGTTGTGCACCCAGTACCTGGGCGACCTGGGCGCCGAGATCCTCAAGGTCGAGCCGGCTGAGGTCGGCGACGAGACGCGCCGTTGGCCGCCGTTCCGCGACGGCGAGGGTGCGGTGTTCCTGAGCGTCAACCGCAACAAGCGAAGCCTGGCGGTCGATCTCAAAACTGCCGAGGGGCGCGAGATCGTGCGCCGCCTGGCACGCACGACCGACATCGCCATCGAGAGCTACGGCACCGGCGTCGCCGAACGGCTCGGTATCGACTATGCGGCGCTCAAGGCGGAGAAGCCGGACCTGATCTATTGCAGCATCTCGGGCTTCGGACGGTCAGGCCCGCGGGCGAACGGCCTGGGCTACGACGTCATCCTGCAGGCGTTCAGCGGCATCATGAGCCTGACCGGCGAGAAGGGCGCCGGCCACATCCGCAGCCCGATCTCGCCGATCGACCAGGCGACGGGCCTGCACGCGCTCTCCGGCATCATGGCAGCGCTCATCCAGCGCGGCCGGACCGGCGAGGGCACGCGGCTCGAGGTGTCGCTTTACGAGACCGCCGTCGCGTTCCTTGGCTACAACCTGCAGAGCTTCTGGGAAAAGGGCGTGCAGCCGGAGAAATGCGGCTCGGGCCATGAATCGCTTTGCCCCTATCAGGCGTTCGAGGCGTGCGACGCGCCGCTGATGATCGGCATCGCCAACGACAATCTGTGGCAGCGCTTCTGCCGGGCCGTCGGGCGCGAGGAACTGATCCTGGACCAGCACTTCCGCACCAACCCGGACCGGGTCCGGCATTTCGCCGAGACGGTCGCGACGGTCCAGGCGATCATCGGCGCCCGCCCGCGCGACGAATGGATAGGCCTGCTGAGCGGCCTCGGCGTGCCCTGCGCGCCGATCAACACGCTGAACGAGATGCTGGACGATCCCCATACCGCGGCGCGCGGCATCGTGCTCGACTACCAGCACCCGACCTTGGGGCCGATGAAGACCATCGCCCACCCCGTCGTGTTCAACGGCGCGCCGCGCGCGGTCGAGCAGGCCCCGCCGCTGCACGGCGAGCACACGCGGCAGATCCTCGAACTGGCCGGCTACGACGCCGCCGCCATCGAACGGCTCGTGCAGTCGGCCGTGGTCGTGGCCTGA
- a CDS encoding alpha/beta fold hydrolase: MSTITTKDGTRIFYKDWGSGQPVVFSHGWPLTADAWDSQMLFLGSHGYRVIAHDRRGHGRSNQPWHGNDMDTYADDLAALTEALDLKDAIHIGHSTGGGEVVRYIARHGSKRVARAVLIGAVPPIMLKTAANPGGLPMEVFDGLRASFLADRSKLFKDIAVPFYGANRPGNIVSAGLADGFWLQGMQGGAKGLYDCIKAFSETDFTEDLKQIDVPTLVIHGDDDQIVPFANSGVLTAKLIKGAVLKVYPGGPHGVAETNLDQINADLLDFIKG, from the coding sequence ATGAGCACCATCACCACCAAGGACGGGACCCGGATCTTCTACAAGGACTGGGGCAGCGGGCAGCCGGTCGTGTTCAGCCATGGCTGGCCGTTGACGGCCGACGCCTGGGACAGCCAGATGCTGTTTTTGGGATCGCACGGCTATCGCGTCATCGCGCACGACCGCCGCGGCCACGGCCGGTCGAACCAGCCGTGGCACGGCAACGACATGGATACCTACGCCGATGACCTGGCGGCGCTGACGGAGGCGCTCGACCTCAAGGATGCAATCCATATCGGCCATTCGACCGGCGGCGGCGAGGTCGTGCGCTACATCGCGCGCCATGGCTCGAAGCGGGTCGCCAGGGCGGTGCTGATCGGCGCCGTGCCGCCGATCATGCTCAAGACCGCGGCCAATCCGGGTGGCCTGCCGATGGAAGTGTTCGACGGGCTCCGCGCAAGCTTCCTCGCCGACCGGTCGAAGCTGTTCAAGGACATCGCGGTGCCGTTCTACGGCGCCAACCGGCCGGGCAACATTGTGTCGGCCGGGCTTGCGGACGGGTTCTGGCTGCAAGGCATGCAGGGCGGTGCCAAGGGCCTCTACGACTGCATCAAGGCGTTCTCCGAGACGGACTTCACCGAGGATCTGAAGCAGATCGACGTGCCGACCCTGGTGATCCACGGCGACGACGACCAGATCGTGCCGTTCGCCAACTCCGGCGTGCTCACGGCCAAGCTCATCAAGGGCGCCGTGCTCAAGGTCTACCCCGGCGGCCCGCACGGCGTCGCCGAGACCAACCTGGACCAGATCAACGCCGACCTGCTCGATTTCATCAAAGGCTGA
- a CDS encoding enoyl-CoA hydratase/isomerase family protein, producing the protein MSIDFDLEDGVALVTINRPDRLNAMDAEHYGLLSDAWIRIRDDRAIRAAVITGAGEKSFSVGADLKSFIGQAPDLAEFMLSQKGQLLNRGLEVWKPIIAAVNGYCLGGGMTLLLATDLRFAAPHASFALSEVKRGVFPGNGGTQRILQQLPYPIAMELLLTGDPIDAETAARWGLINRIVPAGELVDTAMAAARRIARNAPLAVQSAKELAIRSRDLGLADGLRMEQAMLRLLQTSEDVQEGTRAFAEKRAPEFKGR; encoded by the coding sequence ATGAGTATCGACTTCGACCTCGAGGACGGCGTCGCCCTGGTGACGATCAACCGGCCCGATCGGCTGAACGCCATGGACGCCGAGCATTACGGCCTGCTGTCGGACGCCTGGATCCGCATTCGCGACGACCGGGCGATCCGCGCTGCCGTCATTACCGGCGCCGGCGAGAAATCCTTCTCGGTCGGCGCCGATCTCAAGAGCTTCATCGGCCAGGCGCCTGACTTGGCCGAGTTCATGCTGAGCCAGAAGGGCCAGTTGCTGAATCGTGGGCTCGAGGTCTGGAAGCCGATCATTGCTGCCGTGAACGGCTATTGCCTGGGCGGCGGCATGACCCTGCTGCTTGCGACCGACCTGCGCTTCGCCGCCCCGCATGCGAGTTTCGCCTTGAGCGAAGTGAAGCGCGGCGTGTTCCCGGGCAACGGTGGGACCCAGCGCATCCTGCAGCAGCTGCCTTACCCGATCGCCATGGAGCTGCTGCTGACCGGCGACCCGATCGACGCCGAGACGGCGGCGCGCTGGGGCCTGATCAACCGGATCGTCCCCGCGGGCGAGCTCGTCGACACCGCGATGGCGGCTGCCCGGCGCATCGCGCGGAACGCGCCGCTTGCGGTGCAGAGCGCCAAGGAGCTGGCGATCCGCAGCCGCGACCTCGGCCTCGCCGACGGGCTCCGGATGGAACAGGCGATGCTGCGCCTGCTGCAGACCTCCGAGGACGTCCAGGAAGGCACTCGCGCCTTCGCCGAGAAACGCGCCCCCGAATTCAAGGGAAGATGA
- a CDS encoding ABC transporter substrate-binding protein, translating to MHMKGICGALLALGLGLAVTAEAETVKLGVLTDLSSTYSASSGKGAIVATQMAIDDLKSELAAAKFDVQVLSADHLGKADVGSSIVRGWFDNDGVDTIVNVPNSAVALAVQNLTRERKKIFLITGAATTDLTGKACSPYSAHWTDDAYTLASSTPIALLNQGLNTWFFVTADYAFGHSAEEEATKVVLAHGGKIVGSVKHPVAVADMSSFLLQAQASHAKVIALANGGGDTINAIKAAHDFGIAQGGQALVGMGLFITDVHTLGLDVAQGLYLTTGFYWDRTPETRAWSKRYAALMGGSMPTREHAETYSAVRHYLQAVIATHTKNSDTVMAKMKATPVDDFYAPGATLREDGRLIRPVYLAQVKTPAESKYPWDYYKIISAIKPEDAFRPLAAGGCPFVKS from the coding sequence ATGCACATGAAGGGCATCTGTGGCGCCTTGCTGGCGCTCGGTCTCGGCCTGGCAGTGACGGCTGAAGCCGAGACGGTCAAGCTCGGCGTGCTGACCGACTTGAGCAGCACCTATTCGGCCTCGTCCGGCAAGGGCGCCATCGTTGCGACCCAGATGGCGATCGACGATCTGAAATCGGAACTGGCCGCTGCCAAGTTCGACGTGCAGGTGCTGAGCGCCGACCATCTGGGCAAGGCCGACGTCGGCTCGTCGATCGTGCGCGGCTGGTTTGACAATGACGGCGTCGACACCATCGTCAACGTGCCGAATTCGGCGGTGGCACTGGCGGTGCAGAACCTGACCCGCGAACGCAAGAAGATCTTCCTGATCACGGGCGCCGCGACGACGGATCTGACGGGCAAGGCCTGTTCGCCCTATTCCGCGCACTGGACCGACGATGCCTACACGCTCGCGTCCTCGACCCCGATCGCCCTGCTGAACCAGGGCCTCAATACCTGGTTCTTTGTGACTGCCGACTATGCCTTCGGTCACAGCGCCGAGGAGGAGGCGACAAAGGTGGTGCTCGCCCATGGCGGCAAGATCGTAGGCTCGGTCAAGCACCCGGTCGCCGTCGCCGACATGTCATCGTTCCTGCTGCAGGCCCAGGCTTCCCACGCCAAGGTCATTGCGCTTGCCAATGGGGGCGGCGACACGATCAACGCGATCAAGGCGGCCCACGATTTCGGCATCGCTCAAGGCGGACAGGCGCTGGTCGGCATGGGCCTGTTCATCACCGATGTCCATACGCTGGGCCTGGACGTGGCCCAGGGCCTCTATCTCACCACCGGCTTCTACTGGGACCGCACGCCGGAAACGCGGGCCTGGTCGAAGCGCTATGCCGCCCTCATGGGCGGCAGCATGCCGACGCGCGAGCATGCCGAGACCTATTCTGCCGTGCGCCATTACCTGCAGGCGGTGATTGCCACGCACACGAAGAATTCGGACACGGTCATGGCCAAGATGAAGGCGACGCCGGTCGATGATTTCTATGCGCCGGGGGCGACATTACGCGAGGACGGGCGGCTCATCCGCCCGGTCTACCTGGCCCAGGTCAAGACGCCGGCCGAATCCAAGTACCCGTGGGACTATTACAAGATCATCAGCGCCATCAAGCCGGAGGACGCGTTCCGCCCGCTCGCGGCCGGTGGCTGCCCTTTCGTCAAATCCTGA
- a CDS encoding BKACE family enzyme, with amino-acid sequence MVESKPKATGRKVVITCAVTGSIHTPSMTPYLPITPAEIAEAAIGAAEAGAAILHLHARKPDTGQPTPDPAVFMEFLPRIKQSTDAVINISTGGGHGMALTERLAAALVTRPEMASLNMGSMNFGLFPGLDKPRDWQHAWEPAYLEMTRDFIFRNTFKDIEFVLTELGQGCGTKFEFECYDVGHLYNLAHFVDRGLVKPPFFIQTIFGILGGIGADPDNLVHMRHIADKLFGTDYHWSVLAAGRHQMAFTTLAGIYGGNVRVGLEDSIYIAKGELAKSNAEQVTKIRRILEDLSLEIATPAEARAQLGLKGGDQVAF; translated from the coding sequence ATGGTCGAGAGCAAACCTAAGGCAACCGGCCGCAAGGTCGTCATCACCTGCGCCGTCACCGGCTCGATCCATACGCCCTCGATGACGCCCTACCTGCCGATCACGCCGGCCGAGATTGCCGAGGCGGCGATCGGTGCCGCCGAGGCCGGTGCCGCGATCCTGCATCTGCACGCACGCAAGCCGGATACCGGCCAGCCGACGCCGGATCCGGCCGTGTTCATGGAGTTCCTGCCGCGCATCAAGCAATCAACCGACGCGGTCATCAACATCTCGACCGGCGGCGGCCACGGCATGGCCTTGACCGAGCGGCTGGCAGCAGCACTCGTGACCCGGCCCGAGATGGCGTCGCTCAACATGGGCTCGATGAATTTCGGGCTCTTCCCCGGCCTGGACAAGCCGCGCGACTGGCAGCACGCCTGGGAGCCCGCCTATCTGGAGATGACGCGGGACTTCATCTTCCGCAACACGTTCAAGGACATCGAATTCGTCCTGACGGAGCTCGGCCAGGGCTGCGGCACCAAGTTCGAATTCGAATGCTACGATGTGGGCCATCTCTACAACCTGGCGCATTTTGTCGACCGCGGGCTGGTCAAGCCGCCGTTCTTCATCCAGACGATCTTCGGCATCCTGGGCGGCATCGGCGCCGACCCGGACAATCTCGTCCATATGCGCCACATCGCCGACAAGCTGTTCGGCACGGATTACCACTGGTCGGTGCTGGCGGCCGGCCGCCACCAGATGGCCTTCACGACGCTCGCCGGCATCTATGGCGGCAACGTCCGCGTCGGGCTCGAGGACAGCATCTATATCGCCAAGGGCGAGCTCGCGAAGAGCAATGCCGAGCAGGTCACCAAGATCCGCCGCATCCTCGAGGACCTGAGCCTCGAGATCGCGACGCCGGCCGAGGCGCGCGCCCAGCTCGGCCTCAAGGGCGGCGATCAGGTCGCCTTCTGA
- a CDS encoding enoyl-CoA hydratase/isomerase family protein has product MEVEIARADGIATVTLNRPEKLNALTPEMREELARLFGLLGQERETRAIVLTGAGRGFCGSGDVTSMGCFTPETARDRLKMAHRMILAVANIEKPVIAAVRGPVAGIGWSLALACDLVVASDTAKFIQVFKNVGLAPDGGAVYFLTQILGLQQAKEIVYSARPVPAAEALSLGLATQVVPDAELETAARALARRLADSPAFSFGVTKKLFKSTAVPSLEAFLDAEAWAQEACLLTADHREGVAAFLEKRPPQFGREH; this is encoded by the coding sequence GTGGAAGTCGAGATCGCCCGCGCCGACGGCATCGCGACCGTCACGCTCAACCGGCCGGAGAAGCTCAACGCGCTGACGCCGGAAATGCGGGAGGAACTGGCCCGGCTCTTCGGCCTGCTGGGCCAGGAGCGCGAGACCCGCGCCATCGTCCTGACCGGAGCCGGCCGCGGCTTTTGCGGCAGCGGTGACGTCACCAGCATGGGCTGTTTCACGCCGGAAACGGCGCGCGACCGTCTGAAGATGGCCCATCGCATGATCCTGGCCGTCGCCAACATCGAAAAACCGGTGATCGCCGCCGTACGCGGACCGGTCGCCGGCATCGGCTGGAGCCTGGCGCTCGCCTGCGACCTGGTCGTGGCGTCCGATACGGCGAAGTTCATCCAGGTGTTCAAGAACGTCGGCCTCGCTCCCGATGGCGGCGCCGTCTATTTCCTGACCCAGATCCTGGGCCTCCAGCAGGCGAAAGAGATCGTCTATAGCGCGCGGCCCGTGCCGGCGGCGGAGGCCCTCTCGCTCGGCCTCGCAACCCAGGTCGTGCCCGACGCGGAGCTGGAGACGGCGGCACGGGCGCTCGCCCGGCGCCTTGCCGACAGCCCGGCCTTCTCGTTCGGTGTCACTAAGAAGCTGTTCAAGTCCACGGCTGTGCCCAGCCTCGAGGCGTTCCTCGATGCCGAGGCCTGGGCGCAAGAGGCCTGCCTTCTGACCGCCGATCATCGGGAGGGCGTCGCCGCCTTCCTGGAAAAGCGCCCGCCGCAATTCGGCCGGGAACATTGA
- a CDS encoding MaoC family dehydratase: MPGLFYDQFYIGQIFKHPIRRTVTEADNVWFSALTHNPAALHLDEEYCREHTEFGQRIVNSAFTLGLMVGITVGDTTLGTTVANLGWDEVRFPKPLFHGDTVRVETEVLEMRESKSRPNQGIVTFLHRAFNQRQDLVAHCKRSALMLKQDP; this comes from the coding sequence ATGCCCGGTCTGTTCTATGACCAGTTCTACATTGGCCAGATCTTCAAGCACCCGATCCGCCGGACCGTGACCGAGGCGGACAATGTCTGGTTCAGCGCGCTTACCCACAATCCGGCGGCCCTGCACCTGGACGAGGAATATTGCCGGGAACACACGGAGTTCGGCCAGCGCATCGTCAACAGCGCCTTCACGCTGGGCCTGATGGTCGGCATCACCGTCGGCGACACGACGCTCGGCACCACCGTCGCCAACCTCGGCTGGGACGAAGTGCGCTTCCCGAAGCCGCTGTTCCATGGCGACACGGTCCGGGTCGAGACCGAGGTGCTGGAGATGCGCGAGAGCAAGTCTCGGCCGAACCAGGGCATCGTCACGTTCCTGCACCGGGCCTTCAATCAACGGCAGGACCTTGTCGCCCATTGCAAGCGATCGGCCCTGATGCTGAAGCAGGATCCCTAG
- a CDS encoding acyl-CoA dehydrogenase family protein, which yields MDFGLTEEQASIRDAVGRIIDGFDERYWLERDQAATFPDEFYAEIVKGGWLGIAMPAEYGGAGLGVTEAALMMHRIASSPGGQAAASAIHINIFGPHPIVVHGTEAQKREWLPALIEGRARTCFGVTEPDAGLDTTRTKTRAERVTGGNYVVHGQKIWTSTAQRADKIMLLARTTPIDECRKPADGLTLFYTDLDRRHIDVHLIHKMGRHAVDSNQIFIDALPVPAEHRIGEEGQGFRYLLDGLNPERVLIGMEAVGIGQHALDRAARYARERHVFGRPIGQNQGIQHPLAESWIELEAAWLACMRAAWLYDSGKPCGPEANAAKFLGARAGYEACVRAVMTHGGMGYAQEFHVERLLRESVIARLAPVSEQLILSNIAERVLGQAKSY from the coding sequence ATGGATTTCGGGCTGACGGAAGAGCAGGCATCGATCCGCGACGCGGTGGGACGCATCATCGACGGGTTCGACGAGCGCTACTGGCTGGAGCGCGACCAGGCCGCGACCTTCCCCGATGAATTCTATGCCGAGATCGTCAAGGGCGGCTGGCTCGGCATCGCCATGCCGGCGGAATACGGCGGCGCTGGCCTGGGTGTGACCGAGGCGGCGCTCATGATGCATCGCATCGCCTCATCGCCGGGCGGCCAGGCGGCGGCCTCCGCGATCCACATCAACATCTTCGGGCCGCATCCGATCGTGGTGCACGGCACCGAGGCGCAGAAGCGGGAATGGCTGCCGGCGCTCATCGAAGGACGCGCGCGCACCTGCTTCGGCGTGACCGAGCCCGACGCCGGGCTCGACACGACCCGGACCAAGACCCGGGCGGAGCGGGTCACCGGCGGCAACTATGTCGTCCATGGCCAGAAGATCTGGACCTCGACCGCCCAGCGCGCCGACAAGATCATGCTCTTGGCCCGCACCACGCCGATCGACGAGTGCCGGAAGCCGGCGGACGGCCTCACGCTGTTCTACACCGACCTCGACCGGCGCCATATCGACGTGCATCTCATCCACAAGATGGGCCGGCACGCGGTCGATTCGAACCAGATCTTCATCGATGCCCTGCCGGTGCCGGCCGAGCACCGCATCGGCGAGGAGGGCCAGGGCTTCCGCTATCTCCTGGACGGGCTCAATCCGGAGCGCGTGCTGATCGGCATGGAGGCGGTCGGCATCGGCCAGCATGCGCTCGACCGCGCCGCGCGCTATGCCCGCGAGCGCCACGTCTTCGGCCGGCCGATCGGCCAGAACCAGGGCATCCAGCATCCGCTCGCCGAGAGCTGGATCGAGCTCGAGGCGGCCTGGCTCGCCTGCATGCGCGCCGCCTGGCTCTACGACAGCGGCAAGCCCTGCGGGCCCGAGGCCAATGCCGCCAAGTTCCTGGGCGCACGCGCCGGCTACGAGGCCTGCGTGCGTGCGGTCATGACCCATGGCGGCATGGGCTACGCCCAGGAATTCCACGTCGAGCGCCTGTTGCGCGAGTCCGTGATCGCACGCCTCGCCCCCGTCAGCGAGCAGCTGATCCTCAGCAACATCGCCGAGCGCGTGCTCGGCCAGGCGAAGTCTTATTGA
- a CDS encoding MFS transporter produces the protein MSTIVASGARLDRLPICAFHRRLLWLIGAGMFLDGFEVYLAGGVIGLLIKTGWTDMASAGGFISAGVFGMVLGAWFSGILGDRFGRRFSYQLNLLIFGLASFAAAAAPSMPWLVAARFVMGIGLGAEIVVGYATLIEYVPPTHRGRWGAGLSLFMNAALFASAISGYFVLPMIGWRSLFVAVGVAALGVWYLRKGVPESPRWLEQKGRNVEAEAIVAGIEAEAGVGRSALPPAPSAPPAAMHPLFSREMVARFAMGFALNIGGNAAVYGFIVWLPSFFVKQGLTITSSLGFTAIMSLGGPVGAAIGMLVADRFNRKRMIVGLSVLAALLGFAYPFADSNEWVALNGFALVTVIYVFVAVAWASYVPELFPTEIRLRAAGYCNAVGRLVAAAMPFAVVPLFTRFGVVGVVSLLGAILLIQAVVVAALGIETNRRSLEALAPEETDQAAMAVREAPIG, from the coding sequence ATGAGCACCATCGTCGCCTCGGGAGCCCGGCTCGACCGGCTGCCCATCTGCGCCTTCCACCGCCGCCTGCTCTGGCTGATCGGCGCCGGCATGTTCCTCGACGGATTCGAGGTCTATCTGGCCGGCGGCGTCATCGGCCTGCTGATCAAGACCGGCTGGACCGACATGGCGTCGGCTGGCGGCTTCATCTCGGCCGGCGTGTTCGGCATGGTGCTCGGCGCCTGGTTCTCCGGCATCCTGGGCGACCGGTTTGGCCGGCGCTTCTCCTATCAGCTCAACCTGCTGATCTTCGGGCTCGCGTCCTTCGCGGCCGCGGCGGCGCCTTCCATGCCTTGGCTGGTCGCCGCCCGCTTCGTCATGGGCATCGGGCTCGGCGCCGAGATCGTCGTCGGCTATGCGACGCTCATCGAATATGTCCCGCCGACCCATCGCGGCCGCTGGGGCGCCGGCCTGTCGCTGTTCATGAACGCGGCACTCTTCGCATCGGCGATCAGCGGTTATTTCGTGCTGCCGATGATCGGCTGGCGCTCGCTGTTCGTTGCGGTCGGCGTGGCTGCGCTCGGGGTCTGGTACCTGCGCAAGGGCGTGCCGGAGTCACCTCGCTGGCTCGAGCAGAAGGGCCGTAACGTCGAGGCCGAGGCCATCGTGGCGGGCATCGAGGCGGAGGCCGGCGTCGGCCGGTCCGCCCTGCCGCCTGCTCCGTCGGCTCCACCGGCCGCAATGCACCCGCTGTTCTCGCGTGAGATGGTGGCGCGCTTCGCCATGGGCTTCGCGCTCAACATCGGCGGCAATGCGGCGGTCTATGGCTTCATCGTCTGGCTGCCGAGCTTCTTCGTGAAGCAGGGCCTGACCATCACCTCGTCCCTGGGCTTCACCGCGATCATGTCGCTGGGTGGGCCGGTCGGTGCCGCGATCGGCATGCTGGTCGCCGACCGTTTCAACCGCAAGCGCATGATCGTCGGCCTATCGGTGCTGGCGGCACTGCTCGGCTTCGCCTATCCGTTCGCCGACAGCAACGAATGGGTCGCGTTGAACGGCTTCGCGCTCGTCACCGTGATCTATGTCTTCGTGGCGGTCGCCTGGGCGTCGTACGTGCCTGAGCTGTTCCCGACCGAGATCCGGCTGCGCGCGGCCGGCTATTGCAACGCGGTCGGCCGCCTCGTGGCGGCCGCCATGCCGTTTGCGGTCGTGCCGCTGTTCACACGGTTCGGCGTCGTGGGCGTCGTCTCGCTGCTTGGCGCGATCCTGCTGATCCAGGCAGTCGTCGTCGCCGCCCTCGGCATCGAGACCAACCGGCGCTCGCTCGAGGCGCTGGCGCCGGAGGAGACCGACCAGGCCGCGATGGCCGTCCGTGAAGCGCCAATCGGCTGA
- a CDS encoding HpcH/HpaI aldolase/citrate lyase family protein: protein MERSWLFVPGDSERKMAKAAASGADVLILDLEDSVAVQNLAPARGLVREYLASRPDRAGQKLWVRINPLATPLALADLAGIMPGGPDGILLPKPESAEEVTVLGHYLDAFEAANGLEPGRTKIMPVATETALGMFQLGAYRGRTPRLAGLTWGAEDLAAALGAGTNRRADGAYAPPYELARSLCLMGAVAAGVSAIDTITADFRDSGLIARETEEGRRMGFRGKIAIHPDQVPIINRAFTPSEVEIAWARRVVAAFAEAGTGTVGLDGQMLDMPHLKQAQSLLARAGL, encoded by the coding sequence ATGGAACGGTCCTGGCTGTTCGTGCCCGGCGATTCGGAACGCAAGATGGCAAAGGCGGCGGCGAGTGGCGCCGACGTGCTGATCCTCGACCTCGAGGACTCGGTCGCGGTCCAGAACTTGGCCCCCGCGCGCGGCCTCGTGCGGGAATATCTCGCGTCCCGGCCCGACCGTGCCGGCCAGAAGCTGTGGGTCCGCATCAATCCGCTCGCAACGCCGCTGGCGCTCGCCGATCTCGCCGGCATCATGCCAGGCGGCCCGGACGGCATCCTGTTGCCGAAGCCGGAAAGCGCCGAGGAAGTCACGGTGCTGGGCCACTATCTCGACGCGTTCGAGGCGGCGAACGGGCTTGAGCCGGGTCGGACGAAGATCATGCCGGTCGCGACCGAGACGGCGCTCGGCATGTTCCAGCTCGGCGCCTATCGCGGCCGCACGCCGCGCCTCGCCGGACTCACCTGGGGGGCGGAAGACCTGGCGGCCGCCTTGGGCGCCGGCACCAACCGGCGGGCCGACGGCGCCTATGCGCCGCCGTACGAGCTGGCGCGCTCGCTCTGCCTCATGGGCGCCGTCGCCGCCGGCGTGTCGGCGATCGACACGATCACTGCCGATTTCCGCGACTCGGGCCTCATCGCGCGCGAGACCGAGGAGGGCCGGCGCATGGGCTTCCGCGGCAAGATCGCGATCCATCCGGACCAGGTGCCGATCATCAACCGCGCCTTCACGCCGAGCGAGGTGGAGATCGCCTGGGCGCGCCGTGTCGTCGCCGCCTTCGCCGAAGCCGGCACCGGTACGGTCGGGCTCGACGGGCAGATGCTCGATATGCCGCACCTGAAGCAGGCCCAGAGCCTGCTGGCGCGCGCCGGCCTTTAG